The Streptomyces luteogriseus genome includes a window with the following:
- a CDS encoding GNAT family N-acetyltransferase: MGVAIRTAGEGDRELIVRLLDEAFQDDPVSGWVFPGAEDRRAKHPGLMAAFIDIVLAAGRIDVMEDGSACALWLSMPADEGHDDLDGDAEDEGPAQVREAVDPDNERIEAIGRLTAAVHPTGRAHEYLWMIGVAPGRQGEGLGTALIEAVLDRCDREGLPAYLEASNARSRKLYERLGFEPAGPALDLPDGPAMWPMWREPRPRRPA, encoded by the coding sequence ATGGGTGTGGCCATCCGGACGGCGGGCGAAGGGGACAGGGAGCTGATCGTCCGGCTTCTGGACGAGGCGTTCCAGGACGACCCCGTGAGCGGCTGGGTCTTCCCGGGCGCGGAGGACCGTCGTGCCAAGCACCCCGGACTCATGGCCGCCTTCATCGACATCGTGCTCGCGGCCGGCCGCATCGATGTCATGGAGGACGGTTCCGCCTGCGCGCTGTGGCTCTCCATGCCCGCCGACGAGGGCCACGACGACCTGGACGGCGATGCCGAGGACGAAGGTCCGGCCCAGGTGCGGGAGGCCGTCGACCCGGACAACGAGCGCATCGAGGCGATCGGACGGCTGACGGCCGCCGTCCATCCCACCGGGCGGGCCCACGAGTACCTGTGGATGATCGGTGTGGCGCCCGGCCGCCAGGGCGAGGGCCTCGGCACCGCGCTGATCGAGGCCGTCCTCGACCGCTGCGACCGCGAGGGGCTGCCCGCGTACCTGGAGGCCAGCAACGCCCGCAGCCGCAAGCTGTACGAGCGCCTCGGCTTCGAGCCCGCCGGCCCGGCCCTCGACCTCCCGGACGGCCCGGCGATGTGGCCCATGTGGCGCGAACCCAGGCCGCGCCGGCCCGCGTAG